The sequence GGTTTTCATAACAATTTTTTATTTTGTAACATGTAATGTCAAATGGTATTCAGGTGAATGTTTTTGTAATATAAATATTATCAATGAATGAACAGGGATAATCCATTTCCTGCTACATAAGAAGTCACCCAGAGTGCGTCCTAAAACTAGAATATCTCCGATATTATAAACATATTTACAAGTCATCAAGGCAGAACCAAACTTGAAAAAAATCCCTGCTTCTTACGAAAGCAGGGATTAAAAGGAAATACACTTTTGAACCCATTATTTAATGCATTTTGCCTAGCCATTACACACTTATAATTTCAGCCTATCTTCTTTCATTTTCAGGCTTACGGAAATTAAAAGCCGTACATACCGCCAGAAACGGAAATCTGCTCACCGGTGATCCAGGCAGCCTCATCGGAGGCCAGAAAAACAGCAACTTTCGCGATATCTGCGGGCTGGCCCCTGCGGCCAAGCGGTGTTTTTTCAACAAACATCTTTTCATATTCGCTGCCAGCAGTGACGCCTGCGGCAGCGGCACCTTCCGTGTCAGTAGCGCCCGGTAAAATAGAATTGATCCGAACGTTTTTAACACCCAATTCTTTGGATAAAGCGATAGTGAAAGCATCAAGTGCTGCTTTAGTTGAAGAGTATAAAGATGCATTCGCCAACGGATATTTACTTGCACCGGAACTAATATTAATAATGTTTCCGCCCTTATTGCTGAAAAGTTTCAGCGCCGCCTGGATAGTCAATACCGGCCCTAAAACATTTACGTTAAAACTTTTGTGAAATGCCTCCACCGAAATCTGTTCGATAGGTGCGTATCCTTGAGCTACTGAGTTATTTACTAAAATGTCCAGTGTGCCGAAAGTCTTTTGGGTATTTTCAAACAACCTGTTTACATCAGTTTCATTCGATACATCGGCCTGTACAGAGATGGCTGTACCTCCATTATCCGTAATCTCCTTAACTACTTTGTCCGCGCTTTCTTTACTGGTGGCATAATTAACTA is a genomic window of Chitinophaga sp. LS1 containing:
- a CDS encoding SDR family NAD(P)-dependent oxidoreductase produces the protein MKKLENKVAVVTGASKGIGAAIAKHFAAAGAKVVVNYATSKESADKVVKEITDNGGTAISVQADVSNETDVNRLFENTQKTFGTLDILVNNSVAQGYAPIEQISVEAFHKSFNVNVLGPVLTIQAALKLFSNKGGNIINISSGASKYPLANASLYSSTKAALDAFTIALSKELGVKNVRINSILPGATDTEGAAAAGVTAGSEYEKMFVEKTPLGRRGQPADIAKVAVFLASDEAAWITGEQISVSGGMYGF